The Biomphalaria glabrata chromosome 6, xgBioGlab47.1, whole genome shotgun sequence genomic interval gaggtatctaccgTGCATTTTCatgctattaaaaatttctattttaaaatcctaatgtgctattcttactgacttagatcctcccgcgccgttcggcgcatttgcgcgtcaagctgtttccataaaattgtagactccccgacaTTACAAGCAAGGGGGtatgggggagcgctaggagctccccagcgcggggcgaagccccaccgccaagcactatttctggtattaaaagccaacaaaatgcatattctgaggtatcttcactgtattttcctgctattaaaacgttttattttaaaaacctaatgtgctattcttactgacttagaccctcccgcgccgttcggcgcatttgccgtcaagctgtttccataaaaatctgtcactggtaatgtctaaagcctcttcccacctgccatgaggacctccatgaatgagtggcgtcaagttgtactaggatatcattgcaactcttcttatgcgtaatttattttgtcagagaacatgtcccgcaaacctcatgcgtcgctctctcacaatcttactaaggggtcgactaccagttcggcataggatttccttgatttagacccgatctctataactgactcctaaaatctgtcttagccatctttgttgagccacatttagtgtttttagtgtttttcaatttcggcagatgactattcactgcagtttattaatggagccctaccactggtaaaaatgtgtaacctctcttgaatacgctcttggaattaagtgactgtagtttgctttagattttatatcgaaaagagaagttttatcgtcaaaatcttctgttgggggttttccacctcaaaatgctctgtagggggatcttagactcaaaaccatctggaggggttttaaactttaaaaaaaaagccatctgtagaagagaggtttaaactcaaaacccccgattggattggctacgctcaaataattttagcgtgtaatttgctttttttttgtattgaagaggtattatTAACATcgaacccctctgaatgggggtttaaactcgaaaccccttttggcaacgctcatagcattttgagtgcgtaatttgctttttttcttacactgatgtattttttagcctcaaacccccctggcggggggtttaaactcaaaacccctttggctaagctcatagatttaagagtgagtaatttgcttttattttattgaagaggtactttttagcttcaaactccactggaggggagtttaaactcaaaacccctttgactacactcataacattttgagtgtataatttgctttgtttttaatattaaagagattctttttaccttcaaaccccgctgaagtgggatttaaactcaaaactgggtcaaacccatttagctacgctcataacattttgagtgcgtaattttttatttttttttttgttttatagaagagggggatttaactgcaaaaaccccaggtagggggttaaaaactcaaaacccctggtagggggtttttaaactcgaacccctctggtaggggttttaaactcgaacttCCCCCCCCCTGGAATAAGGTTTttaaaactcgaacccccctggtagggggttttaaactcaaaaccccctggtaggggtttttaaactcaaaacccctttggttgtgctggggcaagtgatggtttagtattaaaatctcacctaaaataaacaaaatcaaagcaaaaaatcaatcactaaattccgatcccccccccgggggggatttcatttcgggggggtttGACCCccaccccctggctacgcccatggctcAGTACTTCCATATATAAGCTCATCATGTCTCATTGATGGTGAGCAGGAACGCGACATCAGGGTGCTCAAAGCGTTCCATAAACACCCTCAAATCCTTTCTAAGAACCTACAACGTGGACCCTGCCAGCTGGTAGATGGAAACAAATCATATTGCTCCATGGCACCGCGATCTGAAAATTGGCGCAAAAATCAAGACAAGAAAACAGGCTTGGGTTAAAGAACAGCGTCATAAAAGACAACGTGCATACTTTTCAGTCATACCCTTGGAATATATGAGcgaagggatataactctttcataTCGAAATAACAAAGAAACAACGCATTCCATCTGGCCATGCATGCCCCTGACAACGGGTCTCTCTACATGCACTTTATTGAATGTCATATCTTTcttatgtattatgttttacTTTTCGTTTCTATTGTAAATGAGAttgtttagttgttgtttttttttgtttgttgttttggactgattgttttggttttttttttttgctttgttttctgttttagtAGAGAATTTGTCGTTTTTagaataggcctatctatttttatgtaattttttttttgtattgcaaGAAGCAAAGAAtttaacttattttcttcaattGCTGCCAAAATtcgaaaaaattaaaatgagatGAAATTCAACGCAATAAAAAACAGTTGCTAAACTTTGTAATTTCTATATGTCATAGAACGAACATCAGACTGTATAGTGATTTCTCTTAATCATGTGTTGAATGTTCGTTCCTCCATATCTATTATAGCGACGTTATTTATTACTTTGTCTAGTTACATTTCAGTATTctgtttttgtctttctttgttagatTATATTATCGTAGTTTAGTGTTAAGAAACAATTTCTCTATCTTATAAATCCATCGAGCTTACTTAGAAACTTAACAATGTATAAACCCGTTGAGCAAGTTGCCTCAGCTTCAGACATTTAGTTTGTAACAACATTTGATGTCAAGAATTGAATAtaaaatcatttcatttttcaattCATACACAATAAAGTCCACTATTGGTTGCTGTAAAGTTTGAAAGTCAAGTCTGTCACTTCATGGTATTCACTCTTATTTAAATTCGTTGTAtctgaaacatataaaatatttattacttcTCTATTTAACCATAGTAGTGATATTTCGGGTTTTAGAAATGTCGTAAATACAAGTCTTTTGATCTCAATATGTTTTGACGATGGTATATAAATTTTGATAATAGACATTCTTTACAATTCCAAAGTcactaagtcttttttttttaagaaataacaTTGGTAAACGTAATGATAAGCAGCTGGATGCAATTATATGTTTATGCAATAATAATGATTTCATTAAAAAAGTAATAAGAATAAGACTGTttatttaaccaaaaaaaaatattttttgtctgtAAAATACTGATAAAAGTATATATAACCTTACCACAGTATTGGTGTGTTTCTAGGTCACATTTCTTAGCTGTATCATAGACGTTCTCAATCctcttttttctaaaaatacaaaaacatttgtaaatgcattaaaaaatgtttatatactAAAATACTGTAATTGTTATGAAACTATAGGATGAGaatgtatataatatttaaataaacacaaaaaaaaactaaaaccttCTCCATTTGCTCCTCATCAAAATGACAATGATGACAATAGCAGCAGCCAGCAGTGAACATAAGGAAATAGTGACTAACAGAAATACTTTCAGGCTGATTGAATCTGAAATCAACAAATGGGAAATAAAATTGACAttaaatatctaaatatttataaataactaTCATTTCCCACCAGCTACGCCCGTTTATTTGTTCCTTCgcttgacattgttttgtttttttcgacaCGCACCCCATTCCTTCTTCTTACAgcttataacaataataaaaggcCCACAAGTAAAAGTTTACCCCCACCACCACCCCATACATTCCTTCGCAAGCAGATTCAAGTATCTTCAATAAAACTTCCCACGTTTTATCAATCCCTCTTTTTGCCAGTGTATTCTTGTATGTGTTACATTCAACTGCAATTGTTTTCGGAGTACTTTTTTCTGTTGCAAGATGACGCTTATTGTCAGAAATTTAAAAGTAGAGGAGGCCGAGCTGTGAAACCTCACTACAAAATCAGCTTTATTCTTCTTTTAATATAAGTAAGTTACAAGTTCATAAGTCAAAGTTATAAAGATGTAACAATTAAATCAGAAATGTTGATCATATGCCAGACTATGTATTTGATCCAATACCAACTTTGAAAAACGTAATTCTATAGAATGTTAGAATTTCTTAaataaatggatttttttttctaattaaattaaGACATTGAACATCAATTATATTTATTACCATCTAGTTTTTGTCATGACTTGTTACCCATGTTCACTAAAGAAAATAtatgtcaaatgtttgacatgtttcggatgttccttcagagttaaagatagtttacttcctagtccaaacctcccgcaggacgacgggggatgggagcgggcaggatttgaaccctcgaccatcgataaatccgaacgacagtccagcgcacaaaccgcacgaccaggcagccatccatatatatattgcaACATTATGCGAGCTATCTTCTGCTGGCTTATCAGTACTCATgaacaagaaaatgtccaagtAAATAGACGGAAACTGAATAGTGCGTTTTGTACACAggagttttatttcttttgtttttcctttgaTATTTTCCTTCAACCAACTAAACAGCTTTAATGTACAAAAAGAACATCTTGGCTTATTGGTAATATGCGACGTTACAAAATCTGCCAACATTTGTGAAAAATTGTTGAATCACAAGAAATTCAAAATAATGATCAACATAGCAGCTTTAGTTCTACTACCTAGCCCAGGTCTAAATTATTTGCATGTATGGATagacttgtacaaatttgaacatttcaaaatatacataaatCATGAAAAGAATATATTGTATgaattttaattacaatttaatCGACAGAGTGATCTTGAAGAGAACATATTTGTGACTTTCAAGAAAATTTTCGAGAacttttagagcatggaatgggttgcctgagtcagccaggaacaccaatgacttaacagaatttaagtcatcggttaaccggttaacatgcatgactagattgacctagggccACGCATTGGACGTgatcatcttctattttgaagtaacttctgtattttataagataagatttgtcgATCTTTGTACATACGTTTAAGGCTTTAAACGGATGTATGTAGACGTTTTAATTCGAAGTGTTGTGGTAACttaagtaatttatttttttaaataaatttccttgtaatatgtttttttttgtttgtgtgtgtgtgtgtgtgtgacttacCTCTACATAAAGTCATTGACATCTCAATGTCAGGAGTAGTTCTTGTTGATTTCAActctaaatataatatagagtAGTTATCGGAATGTTTTAATCTGTACAATAATATAATCTTTAAACAGGATAGGCCTTGGGCGATTGGAGGCCCAAAACGAAGTAAATTTACTGGctaaaaatgaaattgaaaaagaaaaagtaaaataaaattatttaatgtatttatatcCTACTGTCCTCCAACAAGACCATTGGGCACAAGTTAAGCTACTTCTTcactttaaaaactattttaagtcCTGTCCGAGGCCCTCAACAATCGGAGGCCATAGGCGGTTGCCTAGTTTTCCTATGCCTAAAGCCGGCCATGCTTGAAACCAATATTTGCTGATTTGTCCAACCACAATATAACAAGAGAACaaggtttgttgttttttaaaactcataGAAATGGTTTCCTCAAGTCATACCTGATGATGAAGTGGACAGAGTTGACGTAATGGTTTCCATAGTAACCATCGGTGTTGTCGATGTCAGAGATTCACCttttagaaatgaaatataatttatgtttcttcaataataattattttgaatttagAAAGTTACAGATAAtcattaactttattttatttaaaaaaatattcattcacTTTGCTTTCTactgattaattattttttatctatttttaagtCACAAGTCATTATGCTAAATTCTGCTGTACTAGAGATATTCCTAATTACCAAGAAAACATGGATAACGGAGGATATACTTACAAATCTGTAACAAGGTACGAGGGCTTAAAGGGAACAATTGGTCCGACCCAAAATATGTCCAAAAGTGTCAACAAACGGATTAGAAAGGGAATGAAAGAAGCGAAGAAAAAAGTGAATAGAGAAAAAGTGCCAAGAAATTAAACAGGGACTTAACAGGAATGACACTGAAAAAGCGTGACAAATATTGCACACATTGCTCTCCCCTTTCCCATTCTCGAATTATTTTCAATCTTGGAACaattatttagttaatttatttactggttattgattcatttttctTGCAGTATTAAGTTTTATGGTAGTAATTGTGTGGTTCCTTCCCTTAtgtcagttgttgtttttttccttatttcacaattttttttatttcaagtgttGAATCACCGAAAATAGTTTTCGTATTATGGGGCGTCCACTGTAGGGCGCGTTCTTAGTGTGTCCAGTGTATAATTCTACAATGAAAGTGTATCGTGTATCGAGTGAAACAGTTCAAACTAGCTAATCAAATTATGCAGATCTAGGTTTGAATTGATAAGAGAAAGAGTACTTTACACTCTTGTtgaaagaaaaccaaaataataataaatcttttttttttttaaattaagaatagATAAAAAGAAGTAGTAAAgaagttataatttatttttgtccTGACCATtacaatttctaaaaaaaaatgggttggGGGCAAGGTTCTGAAAGagtgatggagagagagaaaaaggtcaaaggttgagaaaaaaaaagatgttacgTAGTTAGTAAACAGAAAAACTGCATTAGCGgcatagagagacagaaagaaaaacatttcgGATTATGTGTGAAATTCTTAAACCTAACTTACTTGTCCTGGCATTGTAGGTGATAAAGGGCCCATATGTTGGTTGATTTGCTAAGTGTTTTTCTGAAATAATGACTTGAATTGTAAATGTATACAGAGTATCAGGACTTAAGTTGTCAACTGTGACACCATTCTCATCTCCTAGTTGGTATGTGTATTTGTAGGAAACATTGAATATTGCAGCTAGACCTTGAACATAGTCACTTGTCCAATTTAACTTGATGCTTGTTGGTGTCACTTTATCTATTTTAATGTTGTAAACTCTCAGATCACTAACTGAAATTTAACAAGAAAATCTTTGACATTACATTAAATGGATTAAATTAATGCAGTTAAATTTCATTACACCAACGCTTTTTTAATACTTGTACACAACATTGAcagtttttatttcagtttacTGGTCAAAGTGgtacttgttttaaaaagtttgaaaatcaCTAGATTACATGGGTGTAGCCAGGGggtggggttcaaccccccccccccctccaaccgaaataaaatccccgtcggaatttagtgactgatttttttgatttcattttgtttattttaggcgaagggtcagaatgtgatagagattaattatgtacacacgcacatccatacatccatatatatatatatatataatatatgttgtTGTCACTCCGCTCCCTCGCCACACTGAGCACCATTGAACACAAAGTAGTAGAAGATGTGtttagacaggaagaaggactgttgtgatCCTGCTAAGGtgatgggagtctgaacagtctggcgCTAAGTGCTGTCCTGAGTGATACTTGTGAAGTGTTCGGAAGACCTgaagcgacactgggaagtgtgtcggtggtctgttctgtgttctggtactAATTAGGACTTAAGAcgttactccctgtgactttatagtgGAAGTCCAACTATTTGTGGATAGTTTATataataaatgcatttatttttgcCTCCTATCTGTTCGCtgagttgcctgccttagagttacaacaatgtatatatatatattatatgtataattTTTTCTCGGGGGATAGGGGAAGGGGGGacaaaaaatcccccccccccagaaaagaAATCCTTGCTACGCCCATTCTACATTAGATGCATTAAGTTATAAACAAAACTCACTTTTTAAGATATACATTATTacatataattgttttttttgaattaattatgATATAAAAAGAACATACAGAAGTGGCACGTGCTTTTGTTTGTTCTGAATTTATTCTCCTCACAACGACATCGTTTGATGTTATCAACACCAGGCAAACATTGAGTATCACTTTTACATGTTGCGTTGCTTGTACACTTTGTGCCATATGGTacaaacaaatctaaaaaagaattacttgtattaaaatatacaatttgcataacaaacatttaattaaaaaagaagaaattcaTTCCAATTAATATGCTAGAAATGTTACTGTTGTGTTTATATAACAAAGTTTAAATAAAGATTGAACGCAAATAGTAAATTATGCACAAAACaagcaacataaaaaataagtttgtttttttaaacttcctTTATACAGCTGACCAACTTTTGTAACTAACagcaattattttacttttaataaataacaaaatgatatatttaaaaaacaaaatttttacccCTAcctatttctcccccccccccggaaaatcctggttaagcgcaTATAGAAATCTACTCAAATTGTCTCAAAGTATACACAATTTTGATTCGCGTTGATACAGTCATGGTGACATTAAAAGGCAGGAGTCCTAACTAAAACTCTGGATCTAGATACGTGCTATACAAGATTCTAGTTTTGTGATAAATCTCTAGATATAAACTTTCAACACAGTGCGCGAAATGTTCTTGAAcgtttatttatgtatttaactctttaataaTTCATTGAATGTTTTCATGTGGAAAACATAATGTCAGTCAGACTGGAGCGCTATCAGAACTTTTTTTAGGTTAGAAATGGTGTCCAACAAGATTTGTGCTCGCATCtgctctgtttggcatattcttttACCGCTTACTGAGTAACGCTTATAACGATATCAACGAGAGTGTATTTGTCTACACAATATCCTGTGGAAAACACTTCAATGAATCCAGAGAATGTCACTAAGATTGGAGATGTGGGAATACCCGCTGTGACGTATGTCTTTTCAAGATAAAGTTTGtctaaatcaaatttaaattaagaagataaaatttaaaaaaaaaacaaggtttcaaagacagtttgtgtggaaacacaaactcaaaatcggaccCCGAAGTGGtacacccaggcaggcttcaatattttcagaaagaacatccgaatgaaattatatcaaagacaaagttaagagtggagaaagaaggttgacagatcttgtgtagtgccccaactgtcaagcagatcaaagaataggtgaaagtgaatgtaaagttagatgtgaacatggcctaactagttcccctttcagaccttgtggtctatagggcagaggatgtaaagttcatcggtttttgtggcttacggttaacgagggtgtcatgtagccagcgcaacgaaaaacaaaactttttgataaaaaatctacaactgtttgcataaatgtgttaaaaatatggaagTCTGGTGTCTCCTCTAAAAAAGAGCCTCAAGTTAATGAGtctttaatagttaatagttgtgaaagtggtgtattttttatgaaaaaactgcttgcataagtgatttaaaaaattagatttttcgttttcagaaaagaaaaaagtagccgttgcatcagaactttgaatggtttaaaatattgtGTTATCGGATTTTcgctatcttttctagtttacgaaatctaaacgggacagacggacagacggacattcacacaaaactaatagcgtcttttcccctttcggggccgctaagaaagagttttcccagtgtggccaattaACTAGTTACTAGGAAATCTTTAGAATCGTTTTCTAGTACCGTTTCCACTCAGTTTTTACCGACATTTTGCAATGATGAAATTTCAtactaaatgaatgaaatgaaaaaaaaaattaaacagtgTTTCTTATGTTCATCTCGTTTGTGTTGAGTAAAACGTTTAGTATCGTGAAActattcattttgtttcaatGCACTATTCAAtaacggaggcgcggtggctgagtattaatgcgcttggcttccgaaccgcgtctccctggttcgaatcctggtaaagactgtgatttttatttttgggatCTTTTGAGTCTACCAAGCTCTAATGCAGGGAttttcaacctgtgggtcgggacccccttgggggtcgattgacgatttgccaggggtcgcctaagaccatcgaaaatatggattgtttttgtctattcttcttttgctgtgtgtgtggggaggggggggtcgcggccgagtgggggattctaaaaagaggtcgccgagcttaaaaggttgagaaccgctgctctaatgggtagctgacactagttgagaaaagtaaaggcggttggtcgttttgctggccacatgacaccttcgttaaccgtgggccacagaaaaaggatgacctttacaccatctgctgTATAgatgacaaggtctgaaagcggaactttaattttttttttactattcaaTCAACGGCTTTAAACAATTCagcaattgttgtttttttttaattgtaaatttatatggtaaatacatttttaaaaaaaaattaggtccTTATTGTGCCGGACGCATATTTCATTAGTCAATAGTCATGCTAACATAAAGCAAGGAcagataaataatttttttttaatttgttggaGTTGTAGGAGATTTGGACTCTCTCCTTTTAAGCAAGAATGTAAGTAACTTTTTataaggaacatccgaaacatataaacaaggataaacaaaaaagacagaaataaactctttaactctttctctccgtaattatttttacGTTTCGACGGATTTCTTCATTTTTCTCAATActatttcattaatttgttaTGATTAACTTTCAATAGTTTTGTCGTTTGCTATAAGATAATATCTTTGTTGTCATAAAATTAaaagggaatgcatgctctttataTAACACGAAAAAAAGTAGATAAAATTAAAccctaatttaatttaatgaggtcaaatcaacgatggtattgACAATtaggagggaaagagttaaaagttTCTCTCCTAAataacgataccatcgttgatttgacctcattagattaatttttgttttttttaagtataacttgtgttatataaaaagagcctgcattctcctataattctatacctaatgtaacgttttctgattacaaacaaaaatgttattgaaattttatcataacagggtagaatgtacaaatgtgaaaaataaacGATTCTGTCAGAACGTTgacaaataattacggagataaagagttaaaggaGGTATTGGGGCGATCACTGTCATTGACCAAGAGAAGTGACTTTGGTAATGTAAAATTTACACAGTTTACAGAATTAAACCAATCAAATTCGTGAAAACAGTAAAaacataaaggaaaaaaaaaagctaatgccAACCCATAACGAGGCGCAAAGTACCACTGACTGACTGGTTCATTTATGTATCAAGAGATCTCAGAAATGTTTGCATACACGTTCTTATTACCGCTTAGGTTCTTGCCAACAAAAGGTTTTGGCATATTCGCAGCAGCGAAAATAAAAACACGATATTCTCTGTATTTCCCTAAATGGCCTcattctaacaaaaaaaatacctttttaaaactttttttgtcgaTAATTTTGATAATTTCGGGCGTGTTTTTGTCTACATTTTCTCTACACCTATGAATAATTTGGTATCCACAGAATAGCCTGTGTGAAAGTGAGGTATTATTCACagattattcttttaaaaaattcacaaaTTTAACTACCTAGATTGTGCAATAGCGTCATGAGAGTTAAAGCAATACCTGCAGAATGAAGCGTAGTTGACACAAAAATAAGCAAACACAAAAACACGACGTCCATTGTCTCAATGTGGACTATGTTTTACCAGCTTGAGCTGTGAACATATTTGAAGTTTTTAGAGCAAAATTTTTACAAGAATTCGATGAATCAATGGTACTATCAAGAGTTGACTAAAGTGTCGGTTGTTTTTGGTTTTAAACAACTGCAACAAATTAAATAGCTTCTTAAAATATTCAACGCTTCATTAATAACGAAATATAACATAACTATAGTAAAATTAGCAAAAAATATTAATCTTTAAAATctcttaataaaataaattttcagtaAATATTTGCAAGTGTTCTCGATTCAGACACTCAATTAcgtaataaatatatacagtGAAATCGTCATAGAGAAATTAGTTTGGGATTAACATaatatagtatttaaaaaaaagatataaaaatattaacataaaAAGGCGAACATAAAAAATTTACAAACTTACAGCCATACAAGTGCATCGGGAAGACAACACTGTCAGATACTCAAAGGGGTACTTAAAACTATGACTTTGACCCCAACAAAACGGGCCCAACATTGGGGTAATTAGAAATACTATAACTTACATCGTTGTAGGTCGATAATACACACTAGTTAACATACGAAAATAACTCCAACTATCTAGGAAATAACAAGTTTAATaactattgaaaacaaaatacgtGACAGCAAACACCAGTCCTCTTCTACTCTAGCAACAAAGTGACTAactaaactctctctctctctctctctctctaaaaactaaaaacattataaaacatcACATGTATACTGTTCACATTTATGCCTGGGAtaataaacaaagggatatgACTCTTTCTATAACTCATACCTAAACAGCAACGCAGAAATAACACATTTCACACTCGCCAAACCTAACCCTGACACACTTCCTCATTACATACATGAGAAACGCACTCCACATTAGCTTTGAAGTAGTGTTACGATAAAACTGTTCcacttttcattttaaaaagcgTGAACAATGTTGGACATGAAAATGTCTAAGATATTGGCACGCGCTTTCACAAGaagtaaattgaaaaaaatgtagggGGGGGCAGGGTGTTTAAACACAATTATGTCAGACAGATTGACCACACTACATGATATCTCAAAAAGAGGCCAATACTTTATTACAAAAATTTACTATaaatttgttttactgtgtGTTATGGACTGTGTATGTGTGGCGTGTCTCTGATGACGGTGGAAAGAGGTTAGCGATAGGTTGTAAATGATGTAACATAGGTGGcgttgtcgtcacttggtcttagttaagagagacgactccagaacgtgagactgaaaggttgtgttattgtagtgagttatattttgttttccttgcAAACGCAGGCATGGACAG includes:
- the LOC106057491 gene encoding uncharacterized protein LOC106057491 isoform X1, encoding MDVVFLCLLIFVSTTLHSADLFVPYGTKCTSNATCKSDTQCLPGVDNIKRCRCEENKFRTNKSTCHFFSDLRVYNIKIDKVTPTSIKLNWTSDYVQGLAAIFNVSYKYTYQLGDENGVTVDNLSPDTLYTFTIQVIISEKHLANQPTYGPFITYNARTSESLTSTTPMVTMETITSTLSTSSSELKSTRTTPDIEMSMTLCRDSISLKVFLLVTISLCSLLAAAIVIIVILMRSKWRRKKRIENVYDTAKKCDLETHQYCDTTNLNKSEYHEVTDLTFKLYSNQ
- the LOC106057491 gene encoding uncharacterized protein LOC106057491 isoform X2, giving the protein MDVVFLCLLIFVSTTLHSADLFVPYGTKCTSNATCKSDTQCLPGVDNIKRCRCEENKFRTNKSTCHFFSDLRVYNIKIDKVTPTSIKLNWTSDYVQGLAAIFNVSYKYTYQLGDENGVTVDNLSPDTLYTFTIQVIISEKHLANQPTYGPFITYNARTSESLTSTTPMVTMETITSTLSTSSSDSISLKVFLLVTISLCSLLAAAIVIIVILMRSKWRRKKRIENVYDTAKKCDLETHQYCDTTNLNKSEYHEVTDLTFKLYSNQ